A genomic window from Massilia sp. METH4 includes:
- a CDS encoding GMC family oxidoreductase, which yields MEPVSSFYIKTSPETFDAIVVGSGITGGWAAKELTERGLKTLMVERGRPVEHGVDYIGENKAPWEMPNRGKVDAKVAEEQYFNQKMCYAFDEHTQQFFNNDRDMPYSTPEGRPFSWIRGNQLGGKSLMWARQSYRWSDLDFEANLKDGHGVDWPIRYADLAPWYSHVERHVGISGSKEGLAVLPDSEFLPAFDFNTVEAALKRKFDAKYAPARMIMGRTANLRTPGETQLAQGRGQCQARSQCHRGCSFGAYFSTQSSTLPAAAATGRLRIATDSIVHSVIHDPKTNRATGVRIIDAHTLEMREFHAKVVVLCASTLASTAILLNSTSETFPNGLANSSGVLGHYLMDHLFGAGANGRVEGFENDYYQGRRPTGPYIPRFRNVLEKHPQFLRGYALSGGAGREGWTSAAYKPGFGKDFKAMIRKPGPWRFGLGGQGEMLPRYENMVSLHPTKKDKWGMPLLHIDCTYSDNDRRMLQDIADTAANILEDLGLKDVKKHVSSPEDWPPGLSIHEMGTARMGRDPKTSVLNGFNQAHDVPNLFVTDGAAMASCAWQNPSLTFMAMTARACAYAVNELKAGRI from the coding sequence ATGGAACCTGTCTCGTCGTTTTACATCAAGACCAGCCCGGAAACGTTCGACGCGATCGTCGTCGGCTCCGGCATCACGGGCGGCTGGGCCGCCAAGGAACTCACCGAACGCGGCCTGAAGACGCTGATGGTCGAGCGCGGCCGCCCGGTCGAACACGGTGTCGACTACATCGGCGAAAACAAGGCCCCGTGGGAGATGCCGAACCGCGGCAAGGTCGACGCGAAAGTGGCCGAGGAACAGTACTTCAACCAGAAGATGTGCTACGCCTTCGACGAGCACACGCAGCAATTCTTCAACAACGACCGCGACATGCCGTACTCCACACCCGAGGGACGGCCGTTCAGCTGGATACGAGGCAACCAGCTCGGCGGCAAGTCGCTGATGTGGGCGCGCCAATCCTACCGCTGGAGCGACCTCGACTTCGAGGCAAACCTGAAGGATGGCCACGGGGTCGACTGGCCGATCCGCTATGCCGACCTGGCGCCGTGGTACAGCCACGTGGAACGCCACGTCGGCATCAGCGGCAGCAAGGAAGGCCTCGCGGTGCTGCCGGACAGCGAATTCCTGCCCGCCTTCGATTTCAACACGGTGGAAGCGGCGCTCAAGCGGAAGTTCGATGCGAAGTACGCGCCGGCCCGCATGATCATGGGCCGCACGGCGAACCTGCGCACGCCCGGCGAAACGCAGCTCGCGCAAGGCCGCGGCCAGTGCCAGGCGCGCAGCCAGTGCCACCGCGGCTGCTCGTTCGGCGCGTATTTCTCGACGCAGAGTTCCACGCTGCCGGCAGCGGCGGCGACCGGCCGCCTGCGCATCGCCACCGACAGCATCGTCCACAGCGTGATCCACGATCCGAAGACGAACCGCGCGACCGGTGTGCGCATCATCGATGCCCACACGCTGGAGATGCGCGAATTCCATGCCAAGGTCGTGGTGCTGTGCGCATCCACGCTGGCATCGACGGCGATCCTGCTGAACTCCACGTCGGAAACCTTCCCGAACGGCCTGGCCAACTCGTCAGGCGTGCTGGGGCACTACCTGATGGACCACCTGTTCGGGGCGGGCGCCAACGGCCGCGTGGAAGGATTCGAGAACGATTACTACCAGGGCCGCCGCCCGACGGGGCCGTACATTCCGCGCTTTCGCAACGTGCTGGAGAAGCATCCGCAGTTCCTGCGCGGCTATGCGCTGTCGGGCGGCGCCGGACGCGAGGGCTGGACGTCGGCCGCCTACAAGCCCGGCTTCGGCAAGGACTTCAAGGCCATGATCAGGAAGCCCGGGCCCTGGCGCTTCGGCCTGGGCGGCCAGGGGGAGATGCTGCCCCGCTACGAGAACATGGTGAGCCTGCACCCGACGAAAAAGGACAAGTGGGGCATGCCGCTGCTGCACATCGACTGCACCTATTCGGACAACGACCGGCGGATGCTGCAGGATATCGCCGATACGGCGGCCAATATCCTCGAAGACCTGGGCCTGAAGGATGTGAAGAAGCATGTCTCTTCGCCGGAAGACTGGCCGCCCGGCCTGTCGATCCACGAAATGGGCACGGCACGCATGGGGCGCGACCCCAAGACGTCCGTCCTGAACGGGTTCAACCAGGCGCACGACGTGCCGAACCTGTTCGTGACGGACGGTGCCGCCATGGCGTCGTGCGCCTGGCAAAACCCGTCGCTGACGTTCATGGCGATGACGGCGCGGGCATGTGCCTACGCGGTGAACGAGCTGAAGGCCGGCCGCATCTGA
- a CDS encoding LysR family transcriptional regulator, with translation MDRYTEIRSFILVTEKGSFAAAAVAEGVTPVVMGRRLDALERRLGVRLMHRSTRGLTLTALGEQFIEPCRQLLRDFDIAENSISAGRATVRGHLVVSAPAAFGRSHVAPHAPGFQASHPELKMSFNLTDSVVDLVREGYDMGIRIGEVTDPNYVAVPLFPNRRVVCGTTQYFERHGIPRTPEDLVRHNCLAFNLQGGQQRGWTFQNEGKPFAVRVDGDLSCNDGELLFDWVKQGLGIGWRSTWEIQAELKRGELVTVLDEYAVPSYPIQAVYPQQRYLPAKIRHFIDHLKQVYNAPGYWEKARKG, from the coding sequence ATGGACCGCTATACTGAAATTCGCAGCTTTATCCTCGTGACCGAAAAAGGCAGCTTCGCCGCCGCCGCCGTGGCCGAGGGAGTCACACCCGTCGTGATGGGGCGCCGCCTGGACGCCCTCGAACGCCGCCTCGGCGTGCGCCTGATGCACCGCTCCACGCGCGGCCTCACGCTCACCGCGCTGGGCGAGCAATTCATCGAACCCTGCCGGCAACTGTTGCGCGATTTCGACATCGCCGAGAACAGCATCAGCGCCGGCCGCGCCACCGTGCGGGGCCACCTGGTGGTTTCCGCGCCCGCGGCCTTCGGCCGCTCGCACGTGGCGCCGCACGCGCCTGGCTTCCAGGCCAGCCACCCGGAGCTCAAGATGTCGTTCAACCTGACCGACAGCGTGGTCGACCTGGTGCGCGAGGGCTACGACATGGGTATCCGCATCGGCGAAGTCACCGATCCTAACTACGTGGCGGTGCCGCTGTTCCCGAACCGCCGCGTGGTCTGCGGCACCACGCAATATTTCGAACGCCACGGCATTCCGCGCACGCCCGAAGACCTGGTGCGCCACAACTGCCTGGCGTTCAACCTGCAGGGTGGCCAGCAGCGCGGCTGGACCTTTCAGAACGAAGGCAAGCCATTCGCCGTGCGCGTGGACGGCGACCTGTCATGCAACGATGGCGAACTGCTGTTCGACTGGGTCAAGCAGGGGCTGGGCATCGGCTGGCGCTCCACGTGGGAAATCCAGGCCGAGCTGAAACGGGGGGAACTGGTGACCGTATTGGATGAATATGCGGTGCCGAGCTATCCGATCCAGGCGGTATATCCGCAGCAGCGGTATCTGCCGGCGAAGATACGGCATTTCATCGATCACCTGAAGCAGGTGTATAACGCGCCGGGGTATTGGGAGAAGGCGCGGAAGGGGTGA
- a CDS encoding sugar ABC transporter ATP-binding protein, with protein sequence MSLAVRFHHVVKEFGPVRVLHGVDFALEAGRVVGLLGENGAGKSTLMKILAGYERPTAGQLVVDGEERRFASAREAEALGIALIHQEFNLAEHLTIAQNIFLGHEKTRGWLLDRRAMAAEAAHYLAQVGLKADPETPVSELIVAEKQLVEIAKALSRKARLLIMDEPTATLSPGETEKLFALMARLKSEGVTIVYISHKLDEMEAHTDEVVIMRDGKFVTRANTADVNRQQMANLMVGRDVSDMFLAKEPAAANAPVLLGVHGLTVPGWVENLGFDVRAGEILGFAGLVGAGRTEAFEAIVGLRARSGGTIAIAGKEVKIRSPRDAMHHGLTYLSEDRKGKGLHMDLGLRENLTMMTLERDAKPWVDPKAGRAALDEAIADFGIRLRDPECAARSLSGGNQQKLALAKYLRPGPRVIVLDEPTRGVDVGAKRDIYALIHRLAAEGRAVVVISSELIELIGLCHRVAVLHGGRLNAVLGADQLTEENLISHATNTHH encoded by the coding sequence ATGAGCCTGGCCGTTCGCTTCCACCACGTCGTCAAGGAATTCGGCCCCGTGCGGGTGCTGCACGGCGTCGACTTCGCGCTCGAGGCGGGCCGCGTGGTGGGCCTTCTCGGCGAGAATGGCGCCGGCAAGTCGACCCTGATGAAAATCCTCGCCGGCTACGAGCGCCCTACCGCCGGGCAATTGGTCGTCGATGGCGAGGAACGCCGCTTCGCCAGCGCCCGCGAGGCGGAGGCCCTGGGCATCGCGCTGATCCACCAGGAATTCAACCTGGCCGAGCACCTGACGATCGCCCAGAACATCTTCCTTGGCCACGAAAAGACGCGCGGCTGGCTGCTGGACCGCCGCGCCATGGCGGCCGAAGCCGCGCACTATCTCGCCCAGGTGGGCTTGAAGGCCGATCCGGAAACGCCCGTTTCCGAGCTGATCGTCGCCGAGAAGCAGCTCGTCGAAATCGCCAAGGCGCTGTCGCGCAAGGCGCGCCTCCTGATCATGGACGAGCCGACCGCCACGCTGTCGCCGGGCGAAACGGAAAAACTGTTCGCGCTGATGGCGCGCCTGAAGAGCGAAGGCGTGACCATCGTCTACATCTCGCACAAGCTCGACGAGATGGAAGCGCATACCGATGAAGTGGTGATCATGCGCGACGGTAAATTCGTCACCCGCGCCAATACGGCCGACGTGAACCGGCAGCAGATGGCCAACCTGATGGTCGGGCGCGACGTGTCGGACATGTTCCTGGCCAAGGAACCGGCGGCGGCCAATGCCCCGGTGCTGCTGGGCGTGCATGGGCTCACCGTGCCGGGCTGGGTCGAGAACCTCGGCTTCGACGTGCGCGCCGGCGAAATCCTCGGCTTCGCCGGGCTGGTGGGCGCCGGGCGCACGGAGGCGTTCGAAGCCATCGTCGGCCTGCGCGCCAGGAGCGGCGGCACCATCGCCATCGCCGGCAAGGAAGTGAAGATCCGCAGCCCGCGCGACGCCATGCACCATGGCCTCACCTACCTGAGCGAAGACCGCAAGGGCAAGGGCCTGCACATGGACCTGGGCCTGCGCGAGAACCTGACGATGATGACGCTGGAGCGCGATGCGAAACCCTGGGTCGATCCGAAGGCCGGCCGCGCGGCGCTGGATGAGGCGATCGCCGATTTCGGCATCCGCCTGCGCGACCCCGAATGCGCCGCCCGCTCGCTCTCGGGCGGCAACCAGCAAAAGCTGGCGCTGGCGAAATACCTGCGCCCCGGCCCGCGCGTGATCGTGCTGGACGAACCCACGCGCGGGGTGGACGTGGGCGCCAAGCGCGACATCTATGCGCTGATCCACCGCCTGGCCGCCGAGGGGCGCGCCGTGGTTGTCATCTCTTCCGAGCTGATCGAACTGATCGGCCTGTGCCACCGCGTGGCCGTGCTGCACGGCGGGCGCCTGAACGCCGTGCTCGGCGCCGACCAACTCACCGAAGAAAACCTGATCTCCCATGCAACCAACACCCACCACTGA
- a CDS encoding sugar phosphate isomerase/epimerase — protein MKTIKLTALLALLGAASLAQAAQPKLGVQLWSVKDEIKQDFEGTLAKIGKLGFQGVEFAGEFGPYKNDPGGLKAFLDKNKLQCAGAHMHFDALADERFEATTAFYKVLGCSNLVISMDARGKTVEGSTEMSKQLTALSGKLAGKGMRIGYHNHAEEFAGAVGSTPWDVIAKNTPKASIMQQDVGWTTYAGKDPVAYVKAYPGRTVSTHFKAKLAEGTAGTPIIGQDKTDWAGLARAVGQVGGTDWIIIEQEEYPNGMGQLESVAASLKGLQAVLAKLPKP, from the coding sequence ATGAAAACGATCAAACTCACGGCACTGCTGGCCCTCCTCGGCGCAGCCTCGCTCGCGCAGGCGGCGCAACCGAAGCTGGGTGTGCAATTGTGGTCCGTCAAGGACGAGATCAAGCAGGACTTCGAAGGCACGCTCGCGAAGATCGGCAAGCTGGGCTTCCAGGGCGTGGAATTCGCCGGCGAGTTCGGCCCTTACAAGAACGATCCTGGCGGCCTGAAAGCGTTCCTGGACAAGAACAAGCTGCAATGCGCGGGCGCCCACATGCATTTCGACGCGCTGGCCGACGAGCGCTTCGAAGCCACCACCGCCTTCTACAAGGTGCTGGGCTGCTCGAACCTCGTGATCTCGATGGATGCGCGCGGCAAGACCGTCGAGGGCAGCACGGAGATGAGCAAGCAGCTGACCGCCCTTTCCGGCAAGCTGGCCGGCAAGGGCATGCGCATCGGCTACCACAACCACGCGGAGGAATTTGCCGGCGCGGTGGGCAGCACGCCATGGGACGTCATCGCGAAGAACACGCCGAAAGCCTCGATCATGCAGCAGGACGTGGGCTGGACGACGTATGCCGGCAAGGACCCGGTTGCGTACGTGAAGGCCTATCCGGGCCGCACCGTCAGCACGCACTTCAAGGCCAAGCTGGCCGAAGGCACGGCCGGCACGCCCATCATCGGGCAGGACAAGACCGACTGGGCGGGCCTGGCGCGCGCCGTCGGGCAGGTGGGCGGCACCGACTGGATCATCATCGAGCAGGAGGAATACCCGAACGGCATGGGCCAGCTGGAATCGGTCGCCGCATCGCTGAAGGGCTTGCAGGCCGTGCTCGCCAAGCTGCCCAAGCCATGA
- a CDS encoding ABC transporter permease: MQPTPTTDRGELSPPSPPTSTRAAGTGFPALRLKGAGPVVALVLLCIAGALLNPEFATFDNLMNVLTRTAFIGIIAVGMTFVIASGGIDLSVGSMAALIAGVMIVAMNALALGPSPPSPVATVVLGIALALAFGASAGFAHGFLVTHGRIEPFIVTLGTLGIFRAVLTWLSDGGAITLDYNLSESYGPVYYQSVLGVPIPVWIFALVAVAGVVILNRTPFGQHVQAIGSNEQVARYASIRVDRVKTLTYLLLGVCVAIATILYVPRLGSATPTTGILWELEAIAAVVVGGTSLKGGAGRIMGTVVGAILLSVIGNILNLTSIISVYLNAAVQGVVIITVAYLQRGRR; this comes from the coding sequence ATGCAACCAACACCCACCACTGATCGGGGCGAGCTCTCCCCCCCGTCCCCGCCCACGTCCACCCGCGCTGCGGGCACGGGTTTCCCGGCTTTGCGCCTGAAGGGCGCGGGGCCCGTCGTCGCCCTGGTCCTGCTGTGCATCGCCGGCGCCTTGCTCAATCCGGAATTCGCCACGTTCGACAACCTGATGAACGTGCTGACCCGCACCGCCTTCATCGGCATCATCGCCGTAGGCATGACGTTCGTGATCGCTTCCGGCGGCATCGACCTGTCGGTCGGCTCCATGGCGGCCCTGATCGCCGGCGTGATGATCGTGGCGATGAACGCCCTCGCCCTCGGGCCGTCACCGCCCTCTCCCGTGGCCACCGTCGTCCTCGGCATCGCCCTGGCGCTCGCGTTCGGCGCATCGGCGGGCTTCGCGCACGGCTTCCTCGTCACGCACGGCCGCATCGAGCCATTCATCGTCACGCTGGGCACGCTGGGCATCTTCCGCGCGGTGCTCACCTGGCTGTCCGACGGCGGTGCGATCACGCTCGACTACAACCTCTCCGAGAGCTATGGCCCAGTGTATTACCAGAGCGTGCTGGGCGTGCCGATTCCCGTCTGGATCTTCGCCCTGGTCGCCGTCGCCGGCGTGGTGATCCTGAACCGCACACCGTTCGGGCAGCACGTGCAGGCCATCGGCTCGAACGAGCAGGTGGCACGCTACGCATCGATCCGCGTCGACCGCGTCAAGACACTGACTTACCTGCTGCTGGGCGTCTGCGTGGCGATTGCCACCATCCTGTACGTGCCGCGCCTGGGCTCGGCCACGCCGACCACCGGCATCCTGTGGGAGCTGGAGGCGATCGCCGCCGTCGTGGTGGGCGGCACGTCGCTGAAAGGCGGCGCCGGGCGCATCATGGGCACCGTCGTGGGCGCCATTCTGCTGTCCGTGATCGGCAATATCCTGAACCTCACCAGCATCATCAGCGTGTACCTGAACGCCGCCGTGCAGGGTGTGGTGATCATTACCGTGGCCTACCTGCAGCGCGGCCGCCGCTAG
- a CDS encoding gluconate 2-dehydrogenase subunit 3 family protein — MLNRGDEGPREPDGARRSALLHIGALGALCGLALSGDILAAVAAPKGAKLELLSADELALTGVLAELIIPQTDTPGALAVGAHRTIDHLLKACVLEPEQAAFRAGLARIDDVARSSAGKRFTALPHARQVALLTNLDNGAAPFNGEDQRFFRQLKGYVAFAYYTSEAGASKELAYLPVPGGFTGNVKINRSTRTWAL, encoded by the coding sequence ATGTTGAACCGTGGAGACGAAGGGCCGCGAGAGCCCGACGGCGCACGCCGCTCCGCCCTGCTGCATATCGGAGCATTGGGAGCGCTGTGCGGGCTCGCCCTGTCGGGCGATATCCTGGCCGCCGTCGCCGCGCCGAAAGGCGCGAAGCTGGAACTGCTGAGCGCCGACGAACTGGCGCTGACGGGCGTGCTGGCCGAGCTGATCATCCCGCAGACGGATACGCCGGGCGCCCTGGCCGTTGGCGCGCACCGCACCATCGACCACCTGCTGAAAGCTTGCGTGCTCGAGCCCGAGCAGGCGGCGTTCCGCGCGGGGCTGGCGCGCATCGACGACGTGGCCCGGTCCAGCGCCGGCAAGCGTTTCACCGCCCTGCCCCATGCGCGCCAGGTCGCCCTGCTCACGAACCTCGACAATGGCGCCGCGCCGTTCAACGGCGAAGACCAGCGCTTCTTCCGCCAGCTGAAGGGCTATGTGGCGTTCGCCTACTACACGTCCGAAGCGGGCGCCTCGAAGGAACTGGCCTACCTGCCCGTCCCGGGCGGCTTCACCGGCAACGTCAAAATCAACCGCTCCACGCGTACCTGGGCACTGTGA
- a CDS encoding DUF1080 domain-containing protein, giving the protein MTILRNARLGLLTAAIALGASASAFAADGEWKSLFNGKDLGGWTTWVSMQPTSDNMKVPTSVRGANNDPKKVFSVVDGMLRVSGEEWGAVSTTGEYDNFHLKFDVKWGEKKWSPRLQAPRDSGLLYYAVGPEGAQSGHWMRSHEFQIQEGDCGDYHSLDGVTVDARVGDANQGDWKFFRYEPSLPLRTGLAARILKKGNHEKPTGEWNTMEVIADGKTLIHIVNGHEVFRGENSLQKVDGKAVPLARGKFSIQSEGAETFYRNIVVKRLEGPAAVAKF; this is encoded by the coding sequence ATGACCATCCTTCGTAACGCCCGCCTGGGCCTGCTCACCGCCGCCATCGCCCTCGGTGCCTCCGCCTCCGCCTTCGCCGCCGACGGCGAATGGAAATCCCTCTTCAATGGCAAGGACCTGGGTGGCTGGACGACGTGGGTCAGCATGCAGCCGACGTCCGACAACATGAAGGTGCCGACCTCGGTGCGCGGCGCGAACAACGACCCGAAGAAGGTGTTTTCGGTCGTCGATGGCATGCTGCGCGTATCGGGCGAGGAGTGGGGCGCCGTCTCTACCACCGGCGAGTACGACAACTTTCATCTCAAATTCGACGTGAAGTGGGGCGAGAAAAAATGGTCGCCGCGGCTGCAGGCGCCGCGCGACAGCGGCTTGCTGTACTACGCCGTGGGCCCGGAGGGCGCGCAGAGCGGGCACTGGATGCGCAGCCATGAATTCCAGATCCAGGAAGGCGATTGCGGCGACTACCACAGTCTCGATGGCGTAACGGTCGACGCGCGCGTGGGCGACGCGAACCAGGGGGACTGGAAGTTCTTCCGGTATGAGCCCTCGCTGCCCTTGCGCACGGGCTTGGCGGCCCGCATCCTGAAGAAGGGGAATCACGAGAAGCCGACCGGGGAGTGGAACACGATGGAAGTGATCGCCGACGGGAAGACGCTCATTCACATCGTCAATGGGCACGAGGTGTTCCGGGGCGAGAATTCCTTGCAGAAGGTGGATGGGAAGGCGGTGCCGCTCGCGCGCGGGAAGTTTTCGATCCAGTCGGAGGGAGCCGAGACGTTTTATCGGAATATCGTCGTGAAGCGGCTGGAGGGGCCGGCGGCTGTCGCGAAGTTTTGA
- a CDS encoding sugar phosphate isomerase/epimerase, with protein MKTIKGPAIFLAQFMGSEAPFDTLAGLAGWAKSLGYEAVQLPTDPRLIDLDKAADSQTYCDEITGVLAEHGLKITELSTHLQGQLVAVHPAYDQLFDGFAAPHVRGNAQARQEWAVGQVKAAAQASRRLGLNTHASFSGALAWPYLYPWPQRPAGLVEEAFGELAKRWKPILDVFDDAGVDVCYELHPGEDLHDGVTFERFLAAVGNHPRANILYDPSHFMLQQLDYLAFIDIYHERIKAFHVKDAEFRPDGRQGVYGGYNGWVERAGRFRSLGDGQIDFTSIFSKLAQYDYAGWAVLEWECCLKHPEDGAREGAEFIRRHIIRVAERAFDDFAGSGADRGALRNLMGIGA; from the coding sequence ATGAAGACCATCAAGGGACCGGCGATCTTCCTGGCCCAGTTCATGGGCAGCGAAGCGCCGTTCGACACGCTGGCCGGCCTGGCCGGCTGGGCGAAAAGCCTGGGCTACGAAGCCGTGCAGCTGCCGACCGACCCGCGCCTGATCGACCTGGACAAGGCCGCCGACAGCCAGACGTATTGCGACGAGATCACCGGCGTGCTAGCCGAGCACGGTTTGAAGATCACGGAGCTGTCCACCCACCTGCAAGGCCAGCTGGTGGCCGTGCACCCGGCGTATGACCAGTTGTTCGACGGTTTCGCCGCGCCGCACGTGCGCGGCAATGCGCAGGCACGGCAGGAATGGGCCGTCGGCCAGGTGAAGGCGGCCGCGCAGGCGTCGCGCCGCTTGGGCTTGAATACACACGCGAGCTTTTCCGGCGCGCTGGCCTGGCCCTACCTGTACCCGTGGCCGCAGCGCCCGGCCGGCCTCGTCGAGGAAGCGTTCGGCGAGCTGGCGAAGCGCTGGAAGCCGATCCTCGACGTGTTCGACGATGCCGGCGTGGACGTGTGCTACGAGCTCCACCCTGGCGAAGACCTGCACGACGGCGTGACCTTCGAGCGCTTCCTGGCCGCCGTGGGCAACCACCCGCGCGCCAACATCCTGTACGACCCTAGCCATTTCATGCTCCAGCAGCTCGACTATCTGGCCTTCATCGACATCTATCATGAGCGCATCAAGGCATTCCACGTGAAGGATGCCGAGTTCCGGCCCGACGGGCGGCAAGGCGTGTACGGCGGCTACAACGGCTGGGTGGAACGGGCCGGCCGCTTCCGCTCGCTCGGTGACGGGCAGATCGATTTCACGTCGATCTTCTCCAAGCTGGCGCAGTACGACTACGCCGGCTGGGCCGTGCTCGAGTGGGAGTGCTGCCTGAAGCACCCGGAGGATGGCGCGCGCGAAGGCGCCGAGTTCATCCGCCGCCATATCATCCGCGTGGCCGAACGGGCCTTCGACGATTTCGCCGGCAGCGGCGCCGATCGCGGCGCGCTGCGCAACCTGATGGGGATTGGAGCATGA
- a CDS encoding substrate-binding domain-containing protein has product MHLLKNITVACLLAGAGHAIAAQNVTIGVAIPTATHGFTGGIVWWANQAKKELEAANPNLKVIVKTAGSTPEQANQVQDLLVVNKMNALVILPLESASLTQPVAQVKNKGVYVTVVDRGLTSPNAQNAYVAGDNTAFGRLPAEYLAKKLNGKGNIVVLRGMPSTIDNERVNAFNAEIKKHPGIKVLDAKYGNWNRDDAFKVMQDYLTRFKGIDAVWAADDDMAIGALKAIEQAKRTDIKEVFGGAGAKFAVKKVIDGDKLVQANVSYSPKFIYDAIKMTATARLKGEALPAKTIIPSVLITKENASQFYYPNSPY; this is encoded by the coding sequence ATGCATCTGCTGAAGAACATCACCGTCGCCTGCCTGCTGGCCGGCGCCGGCCACGCCATCGCGGCACAGAACGTCACGATCGGCGTCGCCATCCCTACCGCCACGCACGGTTTCACGGGCGGCATCGTGTGGTGGGCCAACCAGGCCAAGAAGGAACTGGAAGCGGCCAACCCGAACCTGAAGGTGATCGTCAAGACGGCCGGCAGCACGCCGGAACAGGCCAACCAGGTGCAGGACCTGCTGGTGGTGAACAAGATGAACGCGCTGGTGATCCTGCCGCTGGAATCGGCCTCGCTCACCCAGCCCGTGGCGCAGGTGAAGAACAAGGGCGTGTACGTGACGGTCGTCGACCGCGGGCTCACCAGCCCCAACGCGCAGAACGCCTACGTAGCCGGCGACAACACGGCCTTCGGCCGCCTGCCGGCCGAGTACCTGGCGAAAAAACTGAACGGCAAGGGCAATATCGTGGTGCTGCGCGGCATGCCGAGCACGATCGACAACGAGCGCGTAAATGCCTTCAATGCCGAGATCAAGAAACACCCCGGCATCAAGGTGCTCGATGCGAAATACGGCAACTGGAACCGCGACGATGCCTTCAAGGTCATGCAGGACTACCTGACACGATTCAAGGGGATCGACGCCGTGTGGGCGGCCGACGACGACATGGCCATCGGCGCGCTGAAGGCGATCGAGCAGGCAAAACGGACCGACATCAAGGAAGTGTTCGGCGGCGCCGGCGCCAAGTTCGCCGTCAAGAAAGTGATCGACGGCGACAAGCTGGTGCAGGCCAATGTGTCGTATTCGCCGAAGTTCATCTACGACGCCATCAAGATGACGGCCACCGCCCGGCTGAAGGGCGAAGCGCTGCCGGCCAAGACGATCATTCCCTCGGTGCTCATCACGAAAGAGAACGCCAGCCAGTTCTACTACCCGAACTCTCCCTATTAA
- a CDS encoding AraC family transcriptional regulator, with the protein MSTIVIGRGVVVSQGGREERNERQGPARTGIATQAECANFFADHGISTPSALFDTLPDMHYFAKNRAGQFVWGNRLLQDQHDLGNVNDILGKTDHDFFRRDIADRIRADDLSVMERGVTVKNKLEVLGSASGELTWLFTTKAPIRDRHGEIVGIEGFSRDAKRSQDVIAPFHEFRACIEYVQAHLMENINIEHLARLSCMSLSTFERKFKQHFSLTPKQYILHLKVHEACRLLPQMNNIARVAAETGFGGQSYFTKQFRTVVGITPKQYQLSLAGRGANARRPRPAPA; encoded by the coding sequence ATGAGCACCATTGTCATTGGCAGGGGGGTAGTCGTATCCCAGGGGGGCCGCGAGGAGCGCAACGAGCGCCAGGGGCCGGCCCGCACGGGCATCGCCACGCAGGCGGAATGTGCCAATTTTTTTGCCGATCACGGCATCTCCACGCCCAGCGCGCTGTTCGACACGCTGCCGGACATGCACTACTTCGCCAAGAACCGGGCCGGCCAGTTCGTATGGGGCAACCGCCTGCTCCAGGACCAGCATGACCTGGGGAACGTGAACGACATCCTCGGCAAGACGGACCACGATTTCTTCCGGCGCGACATCGCCGACCGTATTCGCGCCGACGACCTCTCCGTGATGGAACGGGGCGTCACCGTCAAGAACAAGCTCGAGGTGCTGGGCAGCGCCAGCGGCGAACTCACCTGGCTGTTCACCACCAAGGCGCCGATCCGCGATCGCCATGGCGAGATCGTGGGCATCGAAGGCTTCTCGCGCGACGCCAAGCGCTCGCAGGACGTGATCGCGCCCTTCCATGAATTCCGCGCCTGCATCGAATACGTGCAGGCGCACCTGATGGAAAACATCAATATCGAGCACCTGGCGCGGCTGTCGTGCATGTCGCTGTCCACGTTCGAGCGCAAGTTCAAGCAGCACTTTTCCCTCACGCCGAAACAGTACATCCTGCACCTGAAGGTGCACGAAGCCTGCCGCCTGCTGCCGCAGATGAACAATATCGCCCGCGTGGCGGCGGAAACGGGTTTTGGCGGGCAAAGCTATTTCACGAAGCAGTTCCGCACCGTGGTGGGCATCACGCCCAAGCAATACCAGCTGTCGCTGGCCGGCCGCGGCGCCAATGCGCGCCGGCCCCGCCCCGCCCCCGCCTGA